The Longimicrobium sp. genome includes the window TGGACGCCACGGGGCTTCCCAGCGGCACCATCTATCCGCTGCTGCGGCGGCTGGAGCGCATCGGGTGCGTGGAGGCGAGCTGGGAGGACGAGGGCGCAGCCGCCGGCGAAGGGCGTCCCGCGCGCAAGTACTACCGCATCACGGCCGAGGGCCTGGAGCTGCTGGCCCGCGCCCGCGGACGGTTCGCGGCGCTGGAGCACGGCGTCCGTCCAGGGCTTCACCCGCACCCCGTGTCGCCATGAGCGCGAACCGCACTCCCCTGGCGCTGCGTGCAGCGTTGCGCGTGGTGGATGGTGCCGCGCGCCTGGCACCCGCCACCGAGCGCGCCGGCCTGCGCGGCGAGTGGCGCGCCGAGCTCTGGCACCGCACCCAGCGCCTGCAGCGCGACGGCTGCTGGAGCCGCGCCGAGGCCGCAAGGCTCCTGCTGCGCAGCCTCGGATCGCACGTCGATGCGCTGGACCTCCGCTTCTGCGGCCCCGACGGCGCCGCGGACCCGTGGGTGGAGGGTGCGCGAACCGGGCGCCGCCTGGCCGCCTACGCCGCCGCGCTCGCCTGCGCCGTGCTGGCGGTGTCGGCGGGGGCATTCGCGTGCGCCCTGGCCAGCGTGCTCCTTTCCGGGGGAGGACCTCCCGCGTGGAGCCGCATCGACGCCGGCGCGCGCGCCTTCATCCTGGCGATCGGCGCATTGTGGAGCGTGGGCCTGGTGGCGGGCTCCGCCATCGCCGCCCGCCGCCTGCTGCCGTCCGGCACGCGGCCCGATGCGCGCTGGATGATGGCCGCCCCAGGGATGTTTGGACTCTGTCTGGCGCTGCTGGCCGCATCCCGCGCGGCGAGCGCCGCCGCGCCGCACTCCTTCCTCGCCACCGCGGATCTCCCAACCCGCACCGCCCTCGCGTGTCTCGCGATGTGGTGCGCATCGGCCGCCACTTTCGCCGCGCTGCGCCACCGGCCCCGCGCGCGCCGGAGCGCCGCGCTCGATTGAACCCCATCTCACTGCTGGGCGAGGGCCAGCAGTACGAGTATCTATGTAGAATACTGGTTAGCGTCACCATCGTCCACTTTCGCTCGAGGTTGCACCATGCCCATCACACGAACGATCCAGCTCGCCCTCCTCCTCGCCGCAGCCGCTCCGGCGATGGGCCAGACGGCGTCATCCGGCAAGCTCACGCTCACCCCGGCGGCGCACGGGCCGGGAGCGCGGGTGGAGGCGCGCTACCAGGGGGATACGCGCTTCGCGGGCGCCACGCGGCTGGTGCTGCGAGCCCGCCTGCGCACGCCCGGCGACCAGGAGGCGTACCTGGGCGCCATCGGCACGGAGACGCGGCGCGTGGCGGAGCTGGTGCGCGGCGACGACGGCGTGCTGCGCGGCAGCTTCCAGTGGCCGGACTCGGTGGTGTACGCGCTCTTCGCCGTCGAGGCGCCGGACGGCGGCGTCATCGACACGCACGGCAACCA containing:
- a CDS encoding PadR family transcriptional regulator, translating into MPPRPNLTYPTALVLHALSMGQSYGFDIMDATGLPSGTIYPLLRRLERIGCVEASWEDEGAAAGEGRPARKYYRITAEGLELLARARGRFAALEHGVRPGLHPHPVSP